In the genome of Fusarium fujikuroi IMI 58289 draft genome, chromosome FFUJ_chr02, one region contains:
- a CDS encoding GNA-3 g protein alpha subunit GNA-3: MADPLSIIGTAGAIANIIDVLTKTITTVCDMRQAWKIADLAVFAFENQLNLLKFALFEIQKWTESRSDEQSHQLVMQVDSCVTCCRLLIGKIDGEVSQFEKTVAGGLELGSKLSFLFKTKDMEQIQRMVDQQTHTLTLLLSACNSNALEEQTRILQQPKTIQALEVMDRDTASLIVHRDSDSIVTATSVSSSRWSVQFAFDRELFISKVYDKWIRKLATTRRSSSHRPDDATQRDHQLISANQTSLTNQPTDDGQQTTLTQTETNTSEELYLSSANFGERMNSLTRTAMGIEMQPLRRSRTTSSLELQTKESQRIDQNLKDDLKSAKREIKVVILGSKSRKRVFEEMRLSDGQPQCYTTEQLRLFRPIILGTVLESVQFLAKKLLVSEATRGDAIQTFLEDVLICGKQDLDLDNGFEPWVVQLLRTIMEHAATKALMTDETLVLPEDVDYFLNHIERIMQDDYVPTDSDAINCPTPLPGCVEAAFNMGQLTMRLTDLGNAIKRAKVFSQLETATAVIFVFDLSSLNDEAFLRYESTVNLHWLRNSFIIVILNNSKGFAKRLTNKPLSDEFPDYTGGDDEGNASKYILSKVKALNRSDLRSYVHFTNAVYDDGDLDRIWRFIQDGIIHRSLRLLVPK; the protein is encoded by the exons ATGGCGGATCCCTTGTCAATCATCGGAACAGCGGGAGCCATCGCGAATATTATCGATGTCCTCACCAAAACAATCACAACGGTATGCGACATGCGACAAGCCTGGAAAATCGCCGACCTCGCCGTGTTCGCCTTCGAGAAccagctcaacctcctcaagtTTGCACTTTTTGAAATTCAAAAATGGACAGAGTCCAGATCCGACGAACAATCACATCAATTGGTGATGCAAGTAGACAGCTGCGTAACGTGCTGTCGGCTTCTCATTGGCAAGATTGATGGCGAAGTGTCGCAGTTTGAGAAAACAGTAGCTGGAGGTTTAGAGCTTGGTTCCAAGCTTTCATTTCTGTTCAAGACGAAAGATATGGAGCAAATTCAGCGGATGGTTGATCAACAGACACATACACTAACACTTCTGTTAAGTGCATGTAATTC AAATGCCTTAGAAGAGCAAACTAGAATCCTGCAGCAGCCTAAAACCATACAGGCTTTGGAAGTTATGGACCGAGATACTGCGTCTCTCATTGTCCATCGAGACTCAGACTCCATAGTTACCGCTACATCCGTCAGTTCTTCGCGATGGTCGGTTCAGTTTGCGTTCGATCGGGAACTTTTCATCAGCAAAGTTTACGACAAATGGATTCGGAAGCTTGCAACAACGCGGCGGAGCAGCAGTCACCGCCCGGACGATGCCACGCAGCGAGACCACCAACTAATCTCCGCCAACCAGACTTCACTCACGAATCAACCCACCGATGATGGGCAGCAAACTACACTTACACAAACAGAAACTAATACATCAGAAGAACTGTATTTGTCATCGGCAAACTTTGGAGAACGAATGAATTCTTTGACACGTACCGCCATGGGCATAGAGATGCAACCCCTAAGACGAAGCAGAACCACGAGCAGCTTGGAACTTCAAACCAAGGAATCCCAACGTATTGATCAGAACTTGAAAGATGATTTGAAATCAGCTAAAAGAGAGATCAAAGTAGTCATCCTTGGTTCAAAGTCGAGGAAGCGAGTATTCGAAGAGATGCGACTATCAGATGGCCAACCACAATGTTACACAACTGAGCAACTACGACTGTTCCGACCCATAATTCTTGGCACAGTTTTAGAAAGTGTTCAGTTTCTTGCAAAGAAGCTCCTGGTCAGTGAGGCCACCAGAGGAGATGCCATACAGACGTTCTTGGAAGACGTGTTGATATGCGGCAAACAAGACTTGGATCTCGACAATGGTTTTGAACCCTGGGTTGTCCAATTGCTCCGCACGATAATGGAGCATGCGGCGACAAAGGCCTTAATGACTGACGAAACCTTGGTGCTTCCAGAGGACGTTGACTA TTTTTTAAACCATATCGAAAGGATCATGCAAGATGACTATGTCCCCACAGACTCGGATGCTATAAATTGCCCAACACCACTGCCTGGCTGCGTGGAGGCTGCGTTCAACATGGGCCAACTTACCATGCGACTGACAGATCTTGGCAACGCAATAAAGCGGGCAAAAGTATTTTCTCAACTCGAGACAGCAACAGCCGTGATATTTGTTTTCGATTTGAGCAGCTTAAATGACGAAGCCTTTCTCCGGTATGAATCAACCGTCAATTTACATTGGTTGAGAAATTCATTTATCATTGTCATCCTGAACAATTCCAAGGGATTTGCCAAGAGACTCACAAACAAGCCACTAAGCGATGAATTTCCAGATTACAcgggaggagatgatgaagggAATGCATCGAAGTATATTCtgtccaaggtcaaggctttGAACCGGTCTGATCTCCGGTCATATGTTCATTTCACAAATGCAGtgtatgatgatggcgacttAGACAGGATATGGCGATTCATCCAG